A window of the Cicer arietinum cultivar CDC Frontier isolate Library 1 chromosome 6, Cicar.CDCFrontier_v2.0, whole genome shotgun sequence genome harbors these coding sequences:
- the LOC101513403 gene encoding uncharacterized protein At1g66480, which translates to MGNTFGSKKTTKVMKIDGETLKLKTPIRVGEVLKDHPGLVLLDSEAVKHYGVRAKPLEAHKELQPKRLYFLVELPKEIKPRRVRSGINMSAKDRLDNLMLTRRSTSDLSIMKQSKRDDNDNDNDDDEKHGEENINGGVRLKVRLPRSEVEKLIRDCKDEAEAAHRIMSFYKTNENTQNQNQVKDTTTRREKRVSFMPINEGGIQVAVAS; encoded by the exons ATGGGCAACACCTTTGGTTCAAAAAAGACAACAAAGGTAATGAAAATAGATGGTGAAacattaaaactaaaaacaccAATAAGAGTAGGGGAAGTGCTTAAGGATCATCCAGGTCTTGTTTTGTTAGATTCTGAAGCAGTTAAACATTATGGTGTTAGAGCAAAACCATTGGAAGCACACAAAGAGTTACAACCAAAGAGGCTTTATTTTCTTGTGGAGCTTCCAAAAGAAATAAAACCAAGAAGGGTTCGTTCTGGCATTAACATGAGTGCTAAAGATCGTCTTGATAATTTGATGCTTACTAGGAGATCTACTTCTGATTTATCAATCATGAAACAAAGCAAAAgggatgataatgataatgataatgatgatgatgaaaaaCATGGTGAAGAGAATATTAATGGTGGAGTTAGGTTGAAAGTGAGGCTTCCTAGATCAGAGGTTGAGAAGTTGATTCGTGATTGTAAAGATGAAGCTGAGGCTGCACACAGAATCATGAGTTTCTATAAGACTAATGAAAACACACAAAATCAGAATCAAGTTAAGGATACTACAACGAGACGTGAG AAGAGGGTGAGTTTTATGCCAATAAATGAAGGAGGAATTCAAGTAGCTGTGGCTTCATAA